The Kluyveromyces lactis strain NRRL Y-1140 chromosome D complete sequence genome has a window encoding:
- the ACS2 gene encoding acetate--CoA ligase ACS2 (uniprot|Q9Y7B5 Kluyveromyces lactis KLLA0D17336g ACS2 Acetyl-coenzyme A synthetase 2) produces the protein MSSDKLHKVVHEAHDVEARHAPEHFYNSQPGKSYCTDEEHYREMYTQSIEDPAGFFGPLAKEYLDWDRPFTQVQSGSLEHGDIAWFLNGELNASYNCVDRHAFANPDKPALIYEADDESENKVITFGELLRQVSEVAGVLQSWGVKKGDTVAVYLPMIPAAVVAMLAVARLGAIHSVIFAGFSAGSLKERVVDAGCKVVITCDEGKRGGKTVHTKKIVDEGLAGVDSVSKILVFQRTGTQGIPMKPARDFWWHEECVKQRGYLPPVPVNSEDPLFLLYTSGSTGSPKGVVHSTAGYLLGSALTTRFVFDIHPEDVLFTAGDVGWITGHTYALYGPLTLGTATIIFESTPAYPDYGRYWRIIERHRATHFYVAPTALRLIKRVGEEEIAKYDTSSLRVLGSVGEPISPDLWEWYHEKVGKNNCVICDTMWQTESGSHLIAPLAGAVPTKPGSATVPFFGINACIIDPVSGEELKGNDVEGVLAVKSPWPSMARSVWNNHARYFETYLKPYPGYYFTGDGAGRDHDGYYWIRGRVDDVVNVSGHRLSTAEIEAALAEHEGVSEAAVVGITDELTGQAVIAFVSLKDGYLSENAVEGDSTHISPDNLRRELILQVRGEIGPFAAPKTVVVVNDLPKTRSGKIMRRVLRKVASKEADQLGDLSTLANADVVPSIISAVENQFFSQQKK, from the coding sequence ATGTCGTCGGATAAATTGCATAAGGTTGTGCATGAAGCTCACGATGTTGAAGCTCGTCATGCTCCAGAACATTTCTACAATTCTCAACCGGGTAAATCGTACTGtactgatgaagaacatTACCGTGAGATGTACACTCAGTCCATTGAGGACCCAGCAGGGTTTTTCGGTCCATTGGCCAAGGAATATCTAGATTGGGATCGTCCATTCACCCAAGTCCAAAGCGGTTCTTTGGAACACGGTGACATTGCCTGGTTCTTAAATGGTGAACTGAATGCTTCTTATAACTGTGTTGACAGACACGCTTTTGCCAACCCAGACAAGCCAGCTTTAATCTACGAAGCCGACgatgaatctgaaaacAAGGTGATCACTTTTGGCGAATTGTTGAGACAGGTCTCTGAAGTGGCTGGTGTCTTGCAATCTTGGGGTGTCAAGAAAGGAGACACCGTCGCCGTTTACTTGCCAATGATTCCTGCTGCAGTTGTTGCTATGTTGGCCGTTGCAAGATTAGGTGCCATTCATTCGGTTATCTTTGCCGGTTTCTCTGCCGGTTCCTTGAAGGAAAGAGTTGTCGATGCAGGCTGTAAAGTGGTCATCACTTGCGATGAAGGTAAGAGAGGTGGTAAGACCGTTCATACCAAGAAGATTGTCGACGAAGGTTTGGCCGGTGTCGATTCCGTTTCCAAGATCTTGGTTTTCCAAAGAACTGGTACTCAAGGTATCCCAATGAAGCCAGCTAGAGATTTCTGGTGGCACGAAGAGTGTGTCAAGCAAAGAGGTTACTTGCCACCTGTCCCAGTCAACTCCGAAGATCCATTGTTCTTGTTGTACACCTCTGGTTCCACCGGTTCTCCAAAAGGTGTCGTGCACTCTACTGCTGGTTACTTGTTAGGTTCTGCTTTGACCACCAGATTCGTTTTCGATATTCATCCAGAAGATGTTTTGTTCACTGCTGGTGACGTCGGTTGGATTACCGGCCACACTTACGCCTTGTACGGTCCATTGACCTTAGGTACCGCTACCATTATTTTCGAATCTACTCCAGCTTACCCAGATTATGGTAGATACTGGAGAATCATTGAACGTCATAGAGCTACCCACTTCTACGTCGCCCCAACTGCCCTAAGATTGATCAAACGTGTcggtgaagaagaaattgccAAGTATGATACCTCCTCCTTAAGAGTCTTGGGTTCTGTCGGTGAACCAATCTCTCCAGATCTATGGGAATGGTACCACGAAAAGGTTGGTAAGAATAACTGTGTTATCTGTGACACCATGTGGCAAACCGAATCCGGTTCACACTTGATTGCCCCATTGGCTGGTGCTGTCCCAACCAAACCAGGTTCCGCTACCGTCCCATTCTTCGGTATTAACGCCTGTATCATCGACCCAGTTTCTggtgaagaattgaaggGTAACGATGTTGAAGGTGTCTTGGCAGTGAAGTCCCCATGGCCTTCTATGGCCAGATCTGTCTGGAACAACCATGCTCGTTACTTCGAAACTTATTTGAAGCCATACCCAGGATACTACTTCACAGGTGATGGTGCTGGTAGAGATCACGACGGTTACTACTGGATCAGAGGTAGAGTTGACGATGTCGTTAACGTTTCCGGTCACAGACTTTCTACTGCTGAAATCGAAGCTGCTCTAGCTGAACACGAAGGTGTTTCTGAAGCTGCCGTTGTTGGTATCACTGATGAACTAACAGGTCAAGCTGTCATTGCATTCGTTTCCTTGAAGGACGGCTATCTGTCTGAAAATGCGGTAGAGGGTGACAGTACCCACATCTCTCCAGACAACTTACGTCGTGAGTTGATTCTACAAGTCAGAGGTGAAATTGGTCCATTCGCTGCACCAAAGACCGTTGTTGTTGTCAACGATTTGCCAAAAACTAGATCCGGTAAAATTATGAGAAGAGTCTTGAGAAAGGTTGCATCCAAGGAAGCTGATCAATTGGGTGATCTAAGTACCTTAGCCAATGCAGACGTTGTACCATCTATCATTTCTGCAGTagaaaatcaatttttcagtcagcagaagaaataa